A single genomic interval of Natator depressus isolate rNatDep1 chromosome 14, rNatDep2.hap1, whole genome shotgun sequence harbors:
- the LOC141998641 gene encoding CMRF35-like molecule 9 isoform X2, whose product MRLFPILGWMLFPGCWAVTGPGAVRGPQGGSVAVRCRYRGGFEENPKFWCQEAGVLEGGSWRCSNGHHIVETNGSEAEVRRGRVSIRDNHTELAFTVTVENLTRADAGTYHCGVGKAGLDPRAAVELTVSPANSSPPSTERSSSATVQPTASSPSISTSLGTNAEKGKSSFSINHDTAPSESQDSDILFYILIPCVLLVLILLLLAAVMLVRLSKRRKKALSGASVQRDKKINLSNLGSEEVSYATVTISTPDQQPIYANVEQRPKKTRPAKPPEETLYSAVKKPTKH is encoded by the exons ATGAGGCTTTTCCCCATTCTGGGTTGGATGCTTTTCCCAG GCTGCTGGGCGGTGACGGGCCCCGGGGCAGTGCGCGGGCCCCAGGGCGGGTCGGTCGCTGTGCGGTGCCGGTACCGGGGCGGCTTTGAGGAGAATCCGAAGTTCTGGTGCCAGGAAGCAGGAGTTTTGGAAGGAGGAAGTTGGCGCTGTTCCAACGGGCATCACATCGTGGAGACCAATGGGTCGGAGGCCGAGGTGAGGCGGGGCAGAGTCTCCATCCGGGACAATCACACCGAGCTCGCCTTCACAGTGACCGTGGAGAACCTGACCCGGGCAGACGCCGGCACGTACCACTGCGGGGTCGGGAAGGCTGGGCTTGACCCCAGGGCCGCTGTGGAACTCACCGTCTCCCCAG CTAATTCTTCCCCACCCTCAACAGAAAGGTCATCATCAGCGACAGTGCAACCAACTGCTTCTTCCCCCTCAATATCTACTTCCCTCGGGACAAATGCTGAGAAAGGGAAATCCAGCTTCTCCATTAACCATGACACCGCTCCCTCGGA GTCCCAAGACTCAGACATCCTCTTCTACATCCTGATACCATGCGTCCTGCTGGTTCTCATTTTGTTGCTGCTCGCTGCTGTGATGTTGGTAAGACTGtccaagaggaggaaaaaag CTCTTTCAGGAGCATCTGTGCAGAGGgacaagaaaatcaacctgtcaAATTTG GGTTCAGAAGAGGTTTCTTATGCCACGGTGACGATTTCCACCCCCGACCAGCAGCCCATCTATGCCAACGTGGAGCAGCGCCCCAAGAAAACACGCCCAGCCAAGCCCCCTGAGGAAACCCTGTACAGCGCTGTGAAGAAGCCAACCAAACACTAA
- the LOC141998641 gene encoding CMRF35-like molecule 1 isoform X1 translates to MRLFPILGWMLFPGCWAVTGPGAVRGPQGGSVAVRCRYRGGFEENPKFWCQEAGVLEGGSWRCSNGHHIVETNGSEAEVRRGRVSIRDNHTELAFTVTVENLTRADAGTYHCGVGKAGLDPRAAVELTVSPANSSPPSTERSSSATVQPTASSPSISTSLGTNAEKGKSSFSINHDTAPSDRSQDSDILFYILIPCVLLVLILLLLAAVMLVRLSKRRKKALSGASVQRDKKINLSNLGSEEVSYATVTISTPDQQPIYANVEQRPKKTRPAKPPEETLYSAVKKPTKH, encoded by the exons ATGAGGCTTTTCCCCATTCTGGGTTGGATGCTTTTCCCAG GCTGCTGGGCGGTGACGGGCCCCGGGGCAGTGCGCGGGCCCCAGGGCGGGTCGGTCGCTGTGCGGTGCCGGTACCGGGGCGGCTTTGAGGAGAATCCGAAGTTCTGGTGCCAGGAAGCAGGAGTTTTGGAAGGAGGAAGTTGGCGCTGTTCCAACGGGCATCACATCGTGGAGACCAATGGGTCGGAGGCCGAGGTGAGGCGGGGCAGAGTCTCCATCCGGGACAATCACACCGAGCTCGCCTTCACAGTGACCGTGGAGAACCTGACCCGGGCAGACGCCGGCACGTACCACTGCGGGGTCGGGAAGGCTGGGCTTGACCCCAGGGCCGCTGTGGAACTCACCGTCTCCCCAG CTAATTCTTCCCCACCCTCAACAGAAAGGTCATCATCAGCGACAGTGCAACCAACTGCTTCTTCCCCCTCAATATCTACTTCCCTCGGGACAAATGCTGAGAAAGGGAAATCCAGCTTCTCCATTAACCATGACACCGCTCCCTCGGA CAGGTCCCAAGACTCAGACATCCTCTTCTACATCCTGATACCATGCGTCCTGCTGGTTCTCATTTTGTTGCTGCTCGCTGCTGTGATGTTGGTAAGACTGtccaagaggaggaaaaaag CTCTTTCAGGAGCATCTGTGCAGAGGgacaagaaaatcaacctgtcaAATTTG GGTTCAGAAGAGGTTTCTTATGCCACGGTGACGATTTCCACCCCCGACCAGCAGCCCATCTATGCCAACGTGGAGCAGCGCCCCAAGAAAACACGCCCAGCCAAGCCCCCTGAGGAAACCCTGTACAGCGCTGTGAAGAAGCCAACCAAACACTAA